One window of Triticum dicoccoides isolate Atlit2015 ecotype Zavitan chromosome 5A, WEW_v2.0, whole genome shotgun sequence genomic DNA carries:
- the LOC119301074 gene encoding cyclase-like protein 4: MIDTHTPCSFLTGRMRSRSKHSNSTAMELLPFLLLLLTGAAVASGEPAYPGYGATDAKPACGVKEEAPVPVPERREEFDGGRILDISHYYREDMPAFESAEGTPGFLQLARSMRNGSDIANFSELRLTAHSGTHVDAPGHVFEHYYDAGFDVDTLDLAVLNGPALLVDVPRDSNITADVMESLHIPKGVRRVLFRTLNTDRKLMWKKEFDSSYVGFMEDGAQWLIDNTDIQLVGVDYLSVGAYEECIPAHLVFLDKREVILVEALNLEHVATGIYTLHCLPLRLRGAEGSPARCILIK; the protein is encoded by the exons ATGATCGATACACATACACCTTGTTCCTTTTTGACCGGCCGCATGCGTAGCAGAAGCAAACACTCCAACTCCACGGCCATGGAGctcctccccttcctcctcctgcTACTCACCGGCGCCGCGGTGGCCTCCGGCGAGCCGGCGTACCCTGGCTACGGCGCCACCGACGCCAAGCCGGCGTGCGGCGTGAAGGAGGAGGCGCCGGTGCCCGTGCCGGAGAGGCGCGAGGAGTTCGACGGCGGGCGGATCCTGGACATCAGCCACTACTACCGGGAGGACATGCCGGCGTTCGAGTCGGCGGAGGGCACGCCCGGGTTCCTGCAGCTGGCCCGGTCCATGCGCAACGGCTCCGACATCGCCAACTTCTCCGAGCTCCGCCTCACGGCGCACTCCGGCACCCACGTCGACGCGCCGGGCCACGTCTTCGAGCACTACTACGACGCCGGCTTCGACGTCGACACGCTCGACCTCGCCGTCCTCAACG GACCAGCACTGTTGGTAGATGTTCCAAGGGACAGCAACATAACAG CTGATGTCATGGAGTCCTTGCATATTCCTAAAGGAGTCCGCCGTGTACTCTTCCGAACCTTAAACACCGACAG AAAGCTTATGTGGAAGAAAGAGTTTGATTCAAGTTATGTTGGCTTCATGGAGGACGGTGCTCAGTGGTTGATTGATAACACTGACATCCAACTAGTTG GAGTTGATTACTTGTCTGTGGGAGCATATGAGGAATGTATTCCAGCTCATCTAGTATTTCTTGATAAAAGG GAAGTCATCCTTGTGGAAGCCTTGAACCTTGAACATGTTGCCACTGGAATATACACATTGCATTGCTTGCCACTAAGGTTGCGCGGCGCTGAAGGCTCTCCAGCGAGATGCATCCTCATCAAGTAA